The following are from one region of the Canis lupus baileyi chromosome 25, mCanLup2.hap1, whole genome shotgun sequence genome:
- the SP7 gene encoding transcription factor Sp7 isoform X1, translating into MASSLLEEEAHYGSSPLAMLTAACSKFGGTSPLRDSTTLGKAGAKKPYSVGSDLSAPKTMGDAYPAPFSSTNGLLSPAGSPPAPTSGYANEYPPFSHSFPGPTGTQDPGLLVPKGHSSPDCLPSVYTSLDMAHPYGSWYKAGIHAGISPGPGNAPAPWWDMHPGGNWLGGGQGQGDGLQGTLPAGPAQPPLNPQLPTYPSDFAPLNPAPYPAPHLLQPGPQHVLPQDVYKPKAVSNSGPLEGGGAAKAPRGAGAGGGGFGGGGAGRSSCDCPNCQELERLGAAAAGLRKKPIHSCHIPGCGKVYGKASHLKAHLRWHTGERPFVCNWLFCGKRFTRSDELERHVRTHTREKKFTCLLCSKRFTRSDHLSKHQRTHGEPGPGPPAGGPKDLGEARGAAEEEASQTPRPPASPAPPEKAPEGSPEQSSLLEI; encoded by the coding sequence GAGGAAGCTCACTATGGCTCCAGCCCCCTGGCCATGCTGACGGCAGCGTGCAGCAAATTTGGCGGCACCAGCCCCCTGCGGGACTCAACGACACTGGGCAAAGCAGGCGCAAAGAAGCCATACTCCGTGGGCAGTGACCTTTCAGCCCCCAAAACCATGGGGGACGCCTACCCAGCCCCCTTTTCAAGCACCAATGGGCTCCTCTCACCTGCAGGcagtccccctgcccccacctcggGCTATGCCAATGAGTACCCTCCTTTTTCTCACTCATTCCCTGGACCCACGGGCACCCAGGACCCCGGGCTACTAGTGCCCAAGGGCCACAGCTCTCCTGACTGCCTGCCCAGTGTCTACACCTCCCTGGACATGGCACATCCCTACGGCTCCTGGTACAAGGCAGGCATCCACGCAGGCATCTCGCCGGGCCCTGGCAACGCTCCTGCTCCCTGGTGGGACATGCACCCCGGGGGCAACTGGCTAGGTggtgggcagggccagggtgATGGGCTGCAAGGGACACTGCCCGCGGGCCCCGCTCAGCCTCCGCTGAACCCCCAGCTGCCCACCTACCCGTCCGACTTTGCCCCCCTTAACCCGGCCCCCTACCCAGCTCCCCACCTCCTGCAGCCGGGGCCCCAGCACGTCTTGCCCCAAGACGTCTATAAGCCCAAGGCCGTGAGCAATAGCGGGCCGCTGGAGGGGGGCGGTGCGGCCAAAGCCCCCCGGGGggccggcgcggggggcggcggcttcggcggcggcggggcgggccgcTCCTCCTGCGACTGCCCCAACTGCCAGGAGCTCGAGCGCctgggcgcggcggcggcggggctgcgCAAGAAGCCCATCCACAGCTGCCACATCCCGGGCTGCGGCAAGGTGTACGGCAAGGCCTCGCACCTGAAGGCGCACCTGCGCTGGCACACGGGCGAGCGGCCCTTCGTGTGCAACTGGCTCTTCTGCGGCAAGCGCTTCACGCGCTCGGACGAGCTGGAGCGCCACGTGCGCACGCACACGCGGGAGAAGAAGTTCACCTGCCTGCTGTGCTCCAAGCGCTTCACCCGCAGCGACCACCTGAGCAAACACCAGCGCACCCACGGCgagccgggccccgggccccctgCCGGCGGCCCCAAGGACCTGGGGGAGGCGCGCGGCGCCGCGGAGGAGGAGGCCAGTCAgacgccccggccccccgcctccccggcgCCCCCAGAGAAAGCCCCCGAAGGCAGCCCGGAGCAGAGCAGCCTGCTGGAGATCTGA
- the SP7 gene encoding transcription factor Sp7 isoform X2 has product MLTAACSKFGGTSPLRDSTTLGKAGAKKPYSVGSDLSAPKTMGDAYPAPFSSTNGLLSPAGSPPAPTSGYANEYPPFSHSFPGPTGTQDPGLLVPKGHSSPDCLPSVYTSLDMAHPYGSWYKAGIHAGISPGPGNAPAPWWDMHPGGNWLGGGQGQGDGLQGTLPAGPAQPPLNPQLPTYPSDFAPLNPAPYPAPHLLQPGPQHVLPQDVYKPKAVSNSGPLEGGGAAKAPRGAGAGGGGFGGGGAGRSSCDCPNCQELERLGAAAAGLRKKPIHSCHIPGCGKVYGKASHLKAHLRWHTGERPFVCNWLFCGKRFTRSDELERHVRTHTREKKFTCLLCSKRFTRSDHLSKHQRTHGEPGPGPPAGGPKDLGEARGAAEEEASQTPRPPASPAPPEKAPEGSPEQSSLLEI; this is encoded by the coding sequence ATGCTGACGGCAGCGTGCAGCAAATTTGGCGGCACCAGCCCCCTGCGGGACTCAACGACACTGGGCAAAGCAGGCGCAAAGAAGCCATACTCCGTGGGCAGTGACCTTTCAGCCCCCAAAACCATGGGGGACGCCTACCCAGCCCCCTTTTCAAGCACCAATGGGCTCCTCTCACCTGCAGGcagtccccctgcccccacctcggGCTATGCCAATGAGTACCCTCCTTTTTCTCACTCATTCCCTGGACCCACGGGCACCCAGGACCCCGGGCTACTAGTGCCCAAGGGCCACAGCTCTCCTGACTGCCTGCCCAGTGTCTACACCTCCCTGGACATGGCACATCCCTACGGCTCCTGGTACAAGGCAGGCATCCACGCAGGCATCTCGCCGGGCCCTGGCAACGCTCCTGCTCCCTGGTGGGACATGCACCCCGGGGGCAACTGGCTAGGTggtgggcagggccagggtgATGGGCTGCAAGGGACACTGCCCGCGGGCCCCGCTCAGCCTCCGCTGAACCCCCAGCTGCCCACCTACCCGTCCGACTTTGCCCCCCTTAACCCGGCCCCCTACCCAGCTCCCCACCTCCTGCAGCCGGGGCCCCAGCACGTCTTGCCCCAAGACGTCTATAAGCCCAAGGCCGTGAGCAATAGCGGGCCGCTGGAGGGGGGCGGTGCGGCCAAAGCCCCCCGGGGggccggcgcggggggcggcggcttcggcggcggcggggcgggccgcTCCTCCTGCGACTGCCCCAACTGCCAGGAGCTCGAGCGCctgggcgcggcggcggcggggctgcgCAAGAAGCCCATCCACAGCTGCCACATCCCGGGCTGCGGCAAGGTGTACGGCAAGGCCTCGCACCTGAAGGCGCACCTGCGCTGGCACACGGGCGAGCGGCCCTTCGTGTGCAACTGGCTCTTCTGCGGCAAGCGCTTCACGCGCTCGGACGAGCTGGAGCGCCACGTGCGCACGCACACGCGGGAGAAGAAGTTCACCTGCCTGCTGTGCTCCAAGCGCTTCACCCGCAGCGACCACCTGAGCAAACACCAGCGCACCCACGGCgagccgggccccgggccccctgCCGGCGGCCCCAAGGACCTGGGGGAGGCGCGCGGCGCCGCGGAGGAGGAGGCCAGTCAgacgccccggccccccgcctccccggcgCCCCCAGAGAAAGCCCCCGAAGGCAGCCCGGAGCAGAGCAGCCTGCTGGAGATCTGA